In a single window of the Nilaparvata lugens isolate BPH chromosome 1, ASM1435652v1, whole genome shotgun sequence genome:
- the LOC111056873 gene encoding adenylyl cyclase-associated protein 1 isoform X2, whose amino-acid sequence MAMSVQAYSDILQGPLATYLKLSGEIGGDVATHAKLVADAFKIQVQFLQLAASRSSPSDNELVQLLQPTSQKIQEIQGLREKNRASPFFNHLSAISESIPALGWVTVSPAPSPYVKEMNDAGQFYTNRVLKDWKQKDAKHADWAKAWVETLTELQKFVKQHHTTGLVWSGKSGGGIPPPPPGCPPPPPPVMPPMADLTIEDAANDRSALFAQINQGENITKSLKKVTSEMQTHKNPNLRTGPAPFKPAAASTGAPTTVPVKAPATNKPPVFARDGKKWLVEYQHKNQNLVIDGAEMNNVVYMFGCSESTLTVKGKINSVFLDSCKKSAVVFDSLVSSVEFVNCQSVQMQVLGKVPTISIDKTDGCQIYLSKDSLDVEIISSKSSEMNVLVPKANGDFAEYPVPEQFKTLIKPTGLSTTAIENKG is encoded by the exons ATGGCCATGAGCGTGCAAGCATACAGCGACATACTGCAGGGGCCTCTGGCCACCTACCTCAAGTTGTCCGGAGAGATTGGCGGGGATGTTGCCACCCATGCCAAACTGGTTGCAGATGCattcaa GATTCAAGTACAGTTCCTGCAACTTGCTGCCAGTCGGTCGTCTCCTAGCGACAATGAGTTAGTTCAGCTGCTGCAGCCAACATCACAAAAAATTCAAGAGATTCAAGGCTTGAGGGAGAAGAATAGAGCATCTCCCTTCTTCAACCACCTTAGCGCTATTAGTGAGAGTATCCCTGCTCTTGGTTGGGTCACAGTG AGCCCTGCACCTTCTCCCTATGTGAAAGAGATGAACGATGCTGGCCAATTCTATACGAACCGAGTTTTGAAAGACTGGAAACAAAA GGATGCGAAGCATGCAGACTGGGCGAAGGCATGGGTAGAGACGCTGACCGAGTTGCAGAAATTTGTGAAGCAGCATCACACGACTGGCCTTGTTTGGTCTGGAAAATCCGGGGGCGGAATTCCACCCCCACCCCCCGGATGCCCTCCCCCACCCCCTCCCGTTATGCCGCCAATGGCAGATCTCACCATTGAAGACGCAGCCAATGACCGATCTGCCCTATTTGCTCAAATCAACCAAGGAGAAAATATCACCAAGA GTTTGAAGAAAGTGACTTCGGAAATGCAGACTCACAAGAACCCGAACCTGCGCACGGGACCAGCGCCCTTCAAGCCGGCTGCGGCCAGCACTGGCGCCCCCACTACTGTGCCTGTCAAGGCACCCGCCACCAACAAGCCCCCCGTCTTCGCGCGCGATGGCAAGAAGTGGCTTGTT GAGTACCAACACAAAAACCAGAATCTTGTTATCGATGGAGCCGAAATGAACAATGTTGTGTACATGTTTGGCTGCTCTGAGTCGACTCTGACAGTGAAAGGCAAAATCAACTCAGTATTCCTTGATTCTTGTAAAAAATCTGCTGTTGTCTTCGATTCGCTAGTATCGTCTGTGGAATTTGTCAACTGTCAATCAGTACAGATGCAG GTGCTGGGTAAAGTGCCCACCATTTCTATAGATAAAACCGATGGATGCCAGATCTACCTGAGCAAGGACTCGCTCGATGTTGAAATAATCAGCTCCAAGTCATCAGAGATGAACGTGCTTGTTCCCAAAGCAAATGGAGATTTC